The DNA window CAACTTATTCAATGTATGTAAATGGAATTGTAATGATAGACTTGGCTCTTTGTTCAAGTATGGATGTGTGGAAGGCTGTGTGGGATCTGTAATAAGAACTTTAAATGACCTGAAGACTTAAAAGATGCTCATtagggcagcagtagctcagtctgtgagGACTTCTCACTTAGCTGTTCAGTCAGCTCATTTCAGTTCATGAAAATTGGGACTGGGTGCTGGAGGGTTTACTGAGCCctgctcttgagcaaggcaccgactatttaaaatctggagtccacccagtccgagaccaagacagagtaaaaatgcttttgattacAAGAAGAGACTGAGAGCtacaaaaagtggtcttgagaccgaGACCGATTTTGAGTCCTACAAAACTAGTAAACTACAGAGTTGTTTTTCTAACTTTTCTTGTACTTGTTTAGTTAAGTCAATTTTCTTCCTATGAAttatattttttgcttttaattattacattttccTAATGTTTTTAATGCCATTTTTATGGAACACCTTTCAAAATCCCTTATTGGccctccatttaaaaaaaaaaagatcaaatatcaTGAGCTTTTGAAGTCTTCACATTTATTATAGTTTAATGTTGAACTCTCTTGCATTAAGTTTGTCTCACCAATGTTTCATAGAACAATGTAATCAGCTTTTGCTGTATTATTCTTGCTTTGCCTGTAGGCCTTTGTAAAGATGGTTGGCGCCAATGTCAATGCGATGGAGGAGCAGGTCACACAGGCAGAAGGAGAGCTAGGAACACTGCCGGGTGCTTTCAAGAAAATCCTTCGCACAATGAGTGTCCCGGGGTTCCTAAATGTGAGAGCTCCTTCATGTACTTGTGATTCTTTTCGTTTGTCGTTTCTCTTTGCTTGCCCTTTAGCTTTGAGGTTCAGGCTGTTTACTGTAATAACAAATGTGAAACAGAGAAACTTTTCccaatattttctttaaatctttctcAACAATTCTGTAATTCTACTCCAGGCTGTGCTATTGATTCattcagatttctttttgtttgtcaacTAACAGAAACCGTCCAGCCCAAGAAGACCAGCACCACATCAACGTCAAGAGATCCCCAGCGTGTTCCGAACAGACGATTATTTCCCATCACAGCCAGAGCAGTGACACACGGGAGCATTTAACACATAACTTGGTTCTAACCTCAGAGGCCTGTTGGGTGAAACTGTAGAGAGAACTTTTACTGCCATCCATTGAACGAGGAGCTATTGGTGCAGTGGCCTCAAATAAGCAATAGTAGCCTTTATGAACAAGTAACTGGAAGTGATGTGTGAAAGACATTCTGCATTTTGAGTGTCATTTTACTGGCAACAAGAAGAAAGCACTGAACTGTagcaaaatgattttaaaaaagtgcctAAATGGGTCTTAGTTCTGTCTTGTTTCACAATGTTTGAAGAAAACAATGTCAGATGTTGGATTTGTGACAAGTCGGGAGGTAAAAGTCATCCAGCATGCCTATAGGACACTGTAAAGAAGGAAGGCAAGAAAGAGCTCTGAAGATCTACAGATGTACAACATGAAAATAacccagcttttttttttataaaggacATTCCTGTAAATGGTGTTTATAAAGACCTGCACGCTGTTCATGCATTAATATGCATTTCTAATGTCTCTGCACTCTCCCTAAACAAAATAGATCTTATCCAGTCAAGCATTTAAATGTCTTCCATTTCAAAAGATTCACTTTTACTAATAGCCTTATGTTACAGGCTACGGATAAGAGTTGCCTCATGGACATGGCACTACATCTTTGATAGCACCTTTTTTAACAAAGCACACTATAGATGAGCTATCTTGGTTAGAGAGACTATGATGAATTAGAGTTTGGCCTCAGGCTGGAGTTACTATTGAGTTTTGTTCCCTTGGATATGGTCCTTGGGAGATCTCTGTACCTTAGAAATGTGATGATGCCCTTACCaatccaaaaacaacaatggtCACAGCTATGAttaattatttgattatttgccaaagtagttttaaaaacagatttttcatttacaggatattttatgttgatgtttttaatacAATAATTAAAGATTTAATTGAGACacatttgtgttgatgttgtttttgtcagtgtacctcctgttaaaaaaaaaaaaaaacagggttctGTGCATTGATGTGGTTTAAGTCGCAGCGGAAGAACTCCTTCCTCCTTCACTCCTGGCAGAAACCGAACAGAATCACTTGACCTTCTTTGGTCATCCAGCAAGGGACGTCAAAAGTGAATCATACCTCAGAGGAAAGCAGGAACCCTATGTGCTACAGAGAGGTAATCCAAATACATCATGGAATTGAATTTCAACACGTATTTAAAGCAATTAGGGAATTCAATTTTTTACATAGATGAAATTACAATGTAATATTGGAAAAACTTCCTGTCAGActcaaattttcatgaagagctACTGTTATGCTGGTCTTTGGTATGCAAACATCACCATAAGTACTACATTTGGAATAACAAgaatatttgttttacatttaaatctctatttttttaattattattatttggaaATGACATCGTTCTTTTCTGTTAATTTATTCAAAAAGGAGGGTAAGTTGTCCACCAATGATAAAAGTTCTatcaaaataataaagttaTATCGAAATAATACGCAGTTCCTGCTGTATTCAGAGATTCTGGGCATCAGAATACATTTGACAAATTGTTCGTAGGGAATTCAGCTCcttttttgagtttaaaaaatattaaaacatgtataagAGAAATAACTCAGAAGGACACCTGAAGTGAAAGACCAAGACTTGGTTGTCCAGCAGATGGCGATGATGCAACGCCTGTGGATGCCTCCTGCCATAAAATCCAACAGAcgaagaagaaggaaggaagcgGGAACAGCATCAGCCTCGATTTTACTGACTCCGTCTCCACGCTGGCTTGTCTGCTGATTGAAAAAGTAAGcacatttttttacagacatAGTCAAGAAATGGTTTTCAGTCAAATGCTTACCAGCAACAACGTACTAAAAATCACTAGTGCTACCATGGTTATGTTTAGTCGATTTTTACGGCGATACAATGACATACACAATTCACAGAGAAGCCAGTGTGAGCTAATGCTAGCAGAAAGTTTTGTATTGGATAAGTTATGACGGTGGCTCCCGCTGTAGAAATGGTTTATTAATAGTTTTCTATATGACGAGGTCTGCATTAGCTAACCTGCAAAAGTCCCAGGCTGGACCGGTTGTAACTTCTGATGCATCAGAAGCTGTTTTCCGTAGCCTccttattatttacagtgtatggtaGCCTCCGCTAACGCCGTACAAACACTTAATaaagatacagaaaacaacTGATTGAATGACTAGcgtatgtcaaataaaaaatctgaaatatttactGTGTTTTTCAATATACATCAAGCGTTCATACATCTAGAACCAATAGAGAACTCTGACATAACTAGAAATTAAAATATCTATAATATGAATTAACAGGTGTTTCCAGCTCTTTGTTTCTATCTATTAAATTtgtaataagaatctaataggAATCAATCCATAGAATAACTCAAACCACTCGTTTTGTTAAAGTTTATAGATAGTCTGAGAGAAGCTCAAATCAGAGgaacacactgacaagacattTTAATTCTTCTGTGTGCCATTGAAATATGAAGCATAGTTGGAGAGAGTTTGAACTTGTTTTGATGTGCCTCTTGGAAAATCAATGAAGTGTCTGTAGACAGTGAAGCTTGGCAATATAACGCATTCATATTGTCTATATTGACCTTGTGTTTGAAACCTATAATTACCTTAGTAGAGGACTGAATTTAGGGTCAAAGCATAATGTGAAGGTTGAGTTGTGAACTTACACTAAAATAGACTCTTGAGAAGCTTTTCTATGTTTATTTGGCTTCATGTACATGTCATGTCTCTTTTACCTTTAAAACTTGTTGACATTTTATTAATCTGCACAGTATTATTTTGAACCTGATATTcttgatgttttcatttgaagatGCTCCTAGAATAAGAATATTAAGCTAAAGAAGAGCCTTCTATCTACTGTAACATGGACTGACTGCTAATGACAGGACTCGTCTCTTCTTACAGATCTAACGCTTCAAAAATGgctggagagaaagaaatatgGCAGAAGATTGGTGAAGGCTTTGTTCAGGCATATTACAACCAGTTTGACAATACCAACAGGATGGAGTTGGGTAACCTATATGTACGTTTGTCAAGTGTCCATTTAACTATTGCCAGCTCTGATAAAGTAAAAATCTGCAACATCAACACATGATGTCCATACATAACCTAATGCCTACATACTTATCACTCATTGTGACAGTTACTGTTGTGAATGCTTTGAAactaggtttttaaaaaatggtatGCATGCATTGAATATAttcttacacatttttttagtcTCCTGAGGCCTGTTTGACGTGGGAAGGAGCACCTTTTCAAGGAAGAGAAGCCATTGCTGCTAAACTAGCTGTAAGTATCAAttgaaaacagtgaaaaggatttttttttttttaaaggccaaaCATCttttggtgtgtctgtgtgcattgTACACGTACAGTGATGTACCATATAACAGCCATTCACAGGTAGACAGTTGGCATAGATAATACATTGGGTAATTTGCACACTTTGCACGTCTATTTCTGTTGTCATTGTCACTCTTCAAACCTTTTCTGGTGCCCTTAGTTTGCCGCAAAAagtgaaaagacaaaataatgacGTGTTCTTCTGTATATTCATTGTAAACTCTTGTTCTTAATACACAGGGGCTGCCATTCAAGCGTATTAAGCATATTATCACAGAACAAGACTTCCAACCCACAATAGACAGTTGTATCCTCATCATGGTGTTTGGGCAGTTACAGGTAAGCTAGTTGAAAGAGATGCCTTTCCTTTTTTGATGACTTTGTGTGTATAAGAAAATAAGTTTGTCTTCATTGGTTTACCTGGTGTCAAGAGGCGGGTCAACTGGCTGTCTTAAGTCATTGTCTATTCCAGTGTcagtgtatgcatgcatgtgaaAAAGGCGGTGTAATTCATTAAAggcaacatcaacaacaacaaaagcatgaAGAAAGAAATCAGTATAAAACtagattaaaggaagaatgtgcaacactTTACACACCAATacatcagaaatcaagtatatcctctgtaaatgtctctctgagtcatgactgtctacaatgagtgagaagcgtgagtcccgccagctgtgCTGTTGTcgggctgtgtttacatcatgtttacatggacggcattgtgtataaagctgtgaGTAAGGCTGGGTATTGTCAAAAACCTCACCATTTAATTCAATTTTAGATTCTTTGTGTCACAATTCGATATTGATAAATATGCTTCACAACTGATTCAGTGATACACATAGATGACAGAAATACCAAAATAATTACTTACAGTACTGTCTGTGATCtgttaaataataatgtgagcattgtttgtgttgatttagaacaaactgactccaaaatgtgttttaaagacgTTGATTAGTCATGTGGTGACTCCATACAACACGGATCGTGTTGTGGCGACACCCACATTACAATGGAAAAATGGATTTCAGGATTTTCTGAACTGATAATGAATTGGgggaaaatatatttcaatgcACTGATGAATCAGTGTTATTACTCAGACCTAGTGGgaagtgttaaaaataaatggattgatttttatttttttttattttaaggaggTCGGATGATGAACAAACTGCTATAAATATGTGATGCACAGAAAccaatgaaagaaaaatcaaatgtaGCTTTCATTGTCATTGTGTATTTAGACTGGAAAGCCAAATGATTCTGCTCACCTATTAAACATTACTTTACATCCTGTTAACATGATTTCAGTTTTACCACTGAACTTAAATGACAGTGACTGTTTACAGAGTTTTTAAGAACATGTTACAGGCAGTGGTCTGTTGCACTAGCTTTGTGTGTCTTAAGTTTGTATGTGAAGTTCACTCTAAACCTTAAGTGCACGCTAGTTAGTTTGTTGCTTAAGTTGCCATTTTTTGGTTATACCACAGAGACGAAAGGTTCACCTTAACTAGTAGGATATAACGTCCAAActaagaaattacattttaacttCATGTTACCAATCAGTGACAAGCATTTTTCTAAAGGCAGTGTTTGTTAAAGTGCTGCCTCTCAGGTTTAATAGTCTCTGAACAGACTAACTGCTGTTGatccacaaacagaaacaaaacgtTTGTAAAATATGAAGAAGCATTATGATTATAGGTGATAACTAAAGACTACACCCTTAAACTGCAGCtaatgcaaaacaacaacagtgacacCGAGTGGTGAATTCTTCAACTACACCATCAGATGATTTAACAGTACTCTGTCGTTTGACAGATTCAATTTTCTCTGCTGGGGGGGGGAAGCAAAGTAATCATACATTTCCGAGGGATATACTGTATCCTGGAGACTACACTGCTGACACCAAACAGCCAAAAAAACATTCTCCTCCTTAGCTTTCAAGatttttcacctttaaaaacgGTAACCATGACCACCACATTTTACAAAGGACGTTACAGCTACTAGGTGCTAGATGTAAGGTGTGACTTCTGCCTACGTTGGAACTATCTCAGCTAATGCAACACCTTAAATCTTAGTAGTGCACAAACGCCGTCCTAAATTAGAAATGACATTCTTACTACAGCTGGTGCAACCTGGTACTGGTTACCCTTACATCTTAAGATGATCTATTCCtaaagtgaccccccccccttttcttgATACCTAAAAACTGAGACCAACGGTTCCTGCATTACCCACTAATCTTGCTATGTGGTACACAAAGTAGATCCAATCTTTTTCTAATGCAACCTTCTGCTTGTGTCTTTATTAAACACTCTGTACACCTTCTCAATCTGATTGTTGTCGCACACAAAAGTTTTGCTGTCTCACACTCTCTTGTCTTCATGATAGGTCGATGACGATCCACCAATGGCCTTTCATCAGGTGTTTATGCTCAAGTCCCAAAACTGTGCGTGGGCCTGCACAAATGATGTTTTCCGGTTGGGGATTCACAACATACCAGTGTAACAGTCTAGATATCTTAGCTTTCACACATTGACATCCAGCTTTGAATTCATACCATTGTCATGCTGTCATTATAAATGCTGGGAATTATATTAAGTTCCTCCATGTTTACAATACAAATGTAAGCATGTCCTCCGTGCTAGAGATGTCATATGTTATAGTACAACACATTCCTGTCCAATAAACCTGTCTATTAATCTGAAGTTCATTTTGTTCCCCTTCTTTACCAAATGCTTGTATTTCCGTTTAGCCTACTCACTTTCTTTATGATCAAGACTGCGTTATGAGTGACTGATATCAAGGGGAAAGTAGGTAACTTATAATAGAGATTGAGGGTTTTTATGTGTAATCAGCGTAATTTCCAGAAAGTGTCATCTTACTGGGGttttgtaataaaacatttctcgTCTGACAGCTAGAGGCGCTAAACTCTTCTGTGGTCTGTTTAACCAACAAAGCTACAGCTGCACTCACAGCAAGGTTatgacacagagcagcagctagAAGAACCAAACTCCATGACATCGACGGTGAATAAAGTGGCTTCAAAAAATGGATCTACTGGAAATAGATGAGAAAAGTGTTGAACTGAGTGATACGGTAAGCAGCTTTCATGATGTGACGCTAGCATCAAATTAATCAGTGTCCTAGCACGTTGTCAGCGAGTCGGCCTGTTTTCCCAGTTAACGGAGGCATTAGTACTTATTTCAGACTTGGGCTTTTGTATATCAGAGTCAAGGTTAAGATTTAGGTACAGATTTCATCCGCTTTAAATGTTACCCTCTGTAATGTTAAATAAGCTAACTGTCAGCGACAACAATACATAAACCTTTATTGTAGAGTTGATAACACACGAAGACAAAGGCAGAATATGAAAAGAGCTTTGAAACGCATTTAAACTGGCTTAAAAGGGACATTTAATTAGGATATACCCTTTGTTTTTGGTGCTACGCTCTAATGCGCATGCGCAGTGcctagttttattttaaaggtacAGCTCCTCTGATTTAAGTCGAGCCAAACAATTTCGAGTACTAACCTTACTAAATATTTGGTATTAAATATGTTTGCTTACGTTATAAATGTTGACTTTCTTGCTTTATTGTAGAATGGCTTGAAAGATAAAGACCATCACTGCTCAAATGGTTCTGCTACGGAAGATGAACCTTTGCTCCGAGAAAACTCCAGACGGTTTGTCATTTTCCCCATCCAGTACCACGACATCTGGAAGATGTACAAGCAGGCACAAGCCTCGTTCTGGACGGTGGAGGAAGTAGGTGTTTCACTTACAAAGAAAGTATCTGAATTTTGCAGGATAAAGGAAATAACAACGTGCACTTTGAAGACCTACCTTTTAGTTGTATTGATAAAATGTAGTCgattttatttatgaaataaTTTTAACTATGCTATCGGGCTTGCACTTGTATTGTAACAGCCTCAAATACTAACTGTATAGGATTCAGCTGTCATCTCTGGAAAACAAATTATCAATCAacgagaaacacatttttatgtttatgcTGATGTTGGATTTTTCAGGTTGATCTTTCCAAAGACTTGCCACATTGGGACCGTTTAAAGCCTGAGGAAAGACACTTCATCTCCCATGTTCTAGCCTTCTTTGCTGCAAGTGATGGGATTGTCAACGAGAACCTGGTAAGAGGGTTCACTTTCAAACTGGCACCCTTGCAAGCTGCCAAAACatcgtatttttttttataaagaaactGCCAAATCTTACTGCCAAATCTTAAACTTCATATTTCAGTTAAATTTGAGGttacatctttgtgtgtgtgtgtttctgtctcatcTAACAGGTGCAAAGGTTTAGCCAGGAGGTGCAGGTCGCTGAAGCACGCTCCTTCTACAGCTTTCAGATCCTCATTGAGACTGTTCACTCAGAGATGTACAGCATGCTTATCAACACTTACATCAGGGACCTTAAGGaaaggtttgtgtgtttctgttttctgtgctttttttatGGTCCTGTATTGGCTGAATTTTCTTATGTGCTTTAATGAACCACAGCAGGGTACAACATTTGTTACTCAAAACTACTTAATTCAGAACAAAAATCAACAAGTTGGATACATAAAATTGGTTTAATCCAGTTGCTATGAATTGTAATGATACGATAAAGATCTAACCATATCCTTCTGCCTCGGTGCATTTAGAGTAACTGTATAACCACATACAGATACATTTAATCTTCTGAAGATATAACAAAGTTGTAAGAACAGCACCTGCTCATCACAGGCTACATCAACAGAAAACTGTGGTCATGCCTGTTGCATTTTCAGCTGCTGTTAATTTGAAGACAAAAGCTTCACTCACTCTGCACCAACCGGCTGTTCAAAAAGTATATGaactgaatgtattttgttttacatgtttgcTCCATTTATGTAACTATCTTTACAAGCCTtccattgtttttctctttatttgaatattttttttaactcatgtTGCTCTCCTAAAACATTAACTACATCAAGTTCAATTCACAGTTGAATCTCTAAAACAAGTGCAAGTCACTAGATACTTATCACATGCTGCATGTTTAGTGATGGTTATATTGTGTGTCTTATGCGTTTGTGTCACAGGGACAACTTATTTAACGCCATTGAGACAATGCAGTGTGTGAAGAGAAAAGCAGACTGGGCCCTCCAGTGGATAAATGACAGCAAATCCTCGTTTGGTAAGGAAGACAAAGCATGATAGAGAGTTTCTCAGGTAGATGCGACTTCCTGTTATTAAAGGAAGTTTTTACACTTTCTTCCCTCAGGGGAGCGACTTGTGGCTTTCGTAGCAGTGGAGGGCATCTTCTTCTCTGGCTCATTCGCTGCCATCTATTGGCTGAAGAAGAGAGGACTAATGCCAGGTCTTACCTACTCCAACGAGCTGATAAGCAGGGATGAGGtaagatatattttaaaaacaaaataacatgtAGTTTAATCTGTCCAATAGAGCTTCTATTGTGGTACAAAATAATTGTCCATCCAATGATTGGAAGGATTTGTCACAGCATTTGATTTGGAATGCAGAGAATTTTCAACAAATGTCACAGGAAATGCTCcttattttttaattactaTTGAACCTTTAATGTTAATTACATTTATGCTAGTTGACTGGTATGAACCAGCTAACCAACTGTTgattaacaaacatttaacaaccATTTATAGATTAATGAATCacttgtttgtaaaaaaaaaacctagtcATCTTCTCTCACTTAAAATGCAGCTTTTGTTTTGGtaaaacagcttgtttttttatattgtata is part of the Labrus mixtus chromosome 16, fLabMix1.1, whole genome shotgun sequence genome and encodes:
- the LOC132990952 gene encoding nuclear transport factor 2-like, encoding MAGEKEIWQKIGEGFVQAYYNQFDNTNRMELGNLYSPEACLTWEGAPFQGREAIAAKLAGLPFKRIKHIITEQDFQPTIDSCILIMVFGQLQVDDDPPMAFHQVFMLKSQNCAWACTNDVFRLGIHNIPV
- the rrm2b gene encoding ribonucleoside-diphosphate reductase subunit M2 B, encoding MDLLEIDEKSVELSDTNGLKDKDHHCSNGSATEDEPLLRENSRRFVIFPIQYHDIWKMYKQAQASFWTVEEVDLSKDLPHWDRLKPEERHFISHVLAFFAASDGIVNENLVQRFSQEVQVAEARSFYSFQILIETVHSEMYSMLINTYIRDLKERDNLFNAIETMQCVKRKADWALQWINDSKSSFGERLVAFVAVEGIFFSGSFAAIYWLKKRGLMPGLTYSNELISRDEGLHCNFACLLYSYLLKKPSEDRVKDIITKAVSIEQEFLTEALPVDLIGINCCLMKQYIEFVADRLLTDLGLAKVYQAENPFDFMESISLEGKTNFFEKRVGEYQRFGVMSNMMDCEFTLDADF